The nucleotide sequence TCGTCGAGATGCCCCCGACGGCGGCACCGAAGTGCCGGAGGTATTCACGGAGACGGCCGCCCCATCCGTGCGCGTTCGTCTCCGGCATCCGGATCTCGTCGAGATGCGGGCGCCGGACGAGGTACACCATGAGGATCACCGCAATCACGAGCGCGACCCAGGCGACCGGACGCGCGTACTTCAACCCCGGAGGCAACTCGAGAAACGACACGACCAGTACGAACATCACGACGTAGCCGATCAGCTCGAACAGGCGCTCGAGCGCCAGCGATGCGAGAACCCGAGCGCTGGGGACGTGCGCCGACCGCGCGACGAACACGACACGCGCGGCCTCGCCGCCGTTGGCGACGAGGATGTTGTTGAGCCCCGCGCCCGCGAACGTCGCCCGCACGGCCAGCCAGAGCGACGGCGCGCCGGCCGGCCGCAAAAAGACCCACCATCGCAGGCTCTTGACCACGAGCGAGAGCAGATTGACGACGGCCGCGGCGACCAGGGTCGCGCGATTCGCCTGCGTGATGTGGTCCCACGTCTCCGACCAATTCACCTTGCGCGCGAACAGGACCAGCCCGCCGATGATCGCGACGGACAACGCAACGTGCAGCGATCGAGAGACGGCCTTGCTCATGCGGCGTCGATGAGGCTGGATCGGGAATCCCGA is from Gemmatimonadaceae bacterium and encodes:
- a CDS encoding lysylphosphatidylglycerol synthase transmembrane domain-containing protein, whose translation is MSKAVSRSLHVALSVAIIGGLVLFARKVNWSETWDHITQANRATLVAAAVVNLLSLVVKSLRWWVFLRPAGAPSLWLAVRATFAGAGLNNILVANGGEAARVVFVARSAHVPSARVLASLALERLFELIGYVVMFVLVVSFLELPPGLKYARPVAWVALVIAVILMVYLVRRPHLDEIRMPETNAHGWGGRLREYLRHFGAAVGGISTTPRFIAALGLSLANVGMQVWTYALTARAADFHLSLVGTVAALLAVNLGFAIRATPGNVGVFQALYALVATAFGMDRNQALAVAFLIQTQQIIPVTLLGVALAPEFIFRRRGRRASDSGLDLRSRAEDLA